In Rhizobium sp. ZPR4, a genomic segment contains:
- a CDS encoding alpha/beta hydrolase: MSAPDKPIVLVHGLFGSLSDPKILAAFGNADVHAPDLIGYGRNREADTSSLSLLDQARHIAGFISGLDAGKVHLVGHSVGGAVSMLVARHFPELIESLTSVEGNFTLRDAFWSGQIAVKPDEEVASIISGYEADPDAWIAGASVQINEWTSSLARSWLANQPPSTIKAQAKAVVAATGEAAYLEAVRGILQSGISVYLIAGRRSAEGWDVPDWANALCTARINIADTGHLMMAESPDAFASAVLTCLSCR; this comes from the coding sequence ATGTCCGCTCCCGACAAACCTATCGTGCTGGTGCATGGGCTCTTTGGCAGCCTGAGCGACCCCAAGATCCTGGCTGCTTTCGGCAATGCCGATGTTCATGCGCCCGACTTGATCGGCTATGGCCGCAATCGCGAGGCGGACACCAGCAGCCTTTCTCTTCTCGATCAGGCGCGCCATATCGCGGGTTTCATATCTGGCCTCGATGCAGGCAAGGTGCACCTGGTCGGACATTCGGTTGGTGGTGCGGTTTCGATGCTGGTTGCCAGGCATTTCCCCGAACTCATCGAATCGCTGACAAGCGTCGAAGGGAATTTTACGCTGAGGGATGCATTCTGGTCGGGCCAGATTGCCGTGAAACCAGATGAGGAAGTGGCGAGTATCATCTCCGGCTATGAGGCTGACCCGGATGCCTGGATCGCGGGCGCGAGCGTGCAGATCAATGAATGGACGTCATCGCTCGCTAGAAGTTGGCTTGCCAATCAGCCGCCGTCGACGATCAAGGCGCAGGCGAAGGCGGTCGTCGCGGCAACGGGAGAGGCTGCCTATCTGGAGGCTGTGCGCGGTATTCTGCAATCCGGCATATCAGTCTATCTGATTGCCGGGCGGCGTTCTGCGGAAGGCTGGGATGTTCCCGACTGGGCGAATGCCCTCTGCACGGCGCGGATCAATATTGCCGATACCGGCCATCTAATGATGGCGGAAAGCCCGGATGCTTTTGCATCCGCCGTCCTGACCTGCCTGTCTTGTCGGTGA
- a CDS encoding EamA family transporter — protein sequence MKFRATLTGFSAILMWSFLALLTVASGKMPPFQLLAICFAIGSIPGIVVLLLRPERLQLLRQPAKVWITGIAGLFGYHFLYFTALRHAPAVEAGLIAYLWPLLIVVGSALLPGERLRWYHIVGALMGLAGTILIVGRNGFHFEGAYAVGYGAAFLCAFTWSGYSLITRRFEAVSTDVVTIFCLVTSILSLFCHVGLEQTIWPENAAQWIAVLGLGLFPVGAAFYAWDYGVKNGDIQILGAASYAAPLLSTLILTLFGFAEPSWGIALACLLVTGGAVLAAHRMILRRDDAVRTQAEAAE from the coding sequence ATGAAGTTTCGGGCGACGCTGACGGGCTTTTCGGCCATTTTGATGTGGTCGTTTCTGGCGCTTCTGACGGTCGCATCCGGCAAAATGCCGCCCTTTCAGCTACTCGCCATCTGCTTTGCCATCGGCAGTATTCCCGGAATCGTCGTCCTTCTGCTGAGGCCCGAGCGCCTGCAGCTTCTGCGTCAGCCGGCCAAGGTCTGGATCACGGGCATTGCCGGGCTGTTCGGCTATCATTTCCTCTATTTCACGGCATTGCGTCATGCGCCGGCGGTGGAGGCTGGGCTGATCGCCTATCTCTGGCCGCTGCTGATCGTCGTCGGCTCGGCATTGCTGCCTGGCGAGCGGCTGCGCTGGTATCACATTGTTGGCGCGCTGATGGGGCTTGCTGGTACGATCCTGATCGTCGGCCGCAACGGTTTTCATTTCGAAGGCGCCTATGCCGTCGGCTATGGGGCGGCCTTCCTCTGCGCCTTCACCTGGTCCGGCTATTCGCTGATCACGCGCCGTTTCGAGGCCGTTTCCACCGATGTCGTCACCATCTTCTGCCTCGTCACGTCGATCCTCTCCCTCTTTTGTCATGTTGGGCTGGAGCAAACCATCTGGCCGGAGAATGCGGCGCAGTGGATCGCCGTCCTGGGCCTTGGCCTCTTTCCGGTCGGAGCCGCCTTCTATGCCTGGGATTACGGCGTCAAGAACGGCGATATCCAGATTCTCGGCGCGGCGAGCTATGCCGCGCCGTTGCTGTCGACGTTGATCCTGACGCTGTTCGGCTTTGCCGAGCCGAGCTGGGGCATTGCGCTTGCCTGCCTGCTCGTGACAGGCGGCGCGGTGCTTGCCGCCCATCGCATGATCCTGCGCCGGGACGATGCCGTGCGGACGCAGGCGGAAGCGGCGGAGTAG
- a CDS encoding queuosine precursor transporter, which yields MLTIRHTLIYVLLMTLVVVASNILVQYPLQATLAGINLADILTWGAFTYPVAFLITDLTNRQFGPKAARKVVFAGFVVGVALSFYTAQPRIAIASGSAYLAGQLLDISVFNRLRRMAWWRAPLFGSLIGSMLDTLIFFSFAFAPFFVFFGPNDPFAIEWAPILGVFSTSAPRWISWAIGDFSVKVTVGLVMLLPYGALMNMLKPMSQAPTA from the coding sequence ATGCTGACGATACGTCATACCCTTATCTACGTTCTGCTGATGACGCTGGTCGTCGTCGCTTCCAACATCCTCGTGCAGTATCCGCTGCAGGCTACACTCGCCGGCATCAATCTTGCGGATATCCTCACCTGGGGCGCCTTCACCTATCCGGTCGCCTTTCTCATCACCGATCTGACCAACCGCCAGTTCGGCCCCAAGGCCGCGCGCAAGGTTGTCTTTGCCGGCTTCGTCGTCGGCGTCGCGCTGTCCTTCTATACGGCACAGCCGCGCATCGCGATTGCCTCCGGTTCGGCCTATCTCGCCGGCCAGCTGCTCGATATCTCGGTCTTCAACCGTCTGCGCCGCATGGCCTGGTGGCGCGCACCGCTGTTCGGCTCGCTCATCGGCTCGATGCTGGATACGCTGATCTTCTTCTCATTCGCCTTCGCGCCCTTCTTCGTCTTCTTCGGACCGAACGATCCCTTCGCGATCGAATGGGCTCCCATCCTCGGCGTCTTCTCGACCTCGGCCCCGCGCTGGATTTCCTGGGCGATCGGCGACTTCTCGGTCAAGGTGACCGTCGGGCTCGTCATGCTGCTGCCCTATGGCGCGCTGATGAACATGCTGAAGCCGATGTCGCAGGCTCCCACGGCTTGA
- a CDS encoding esterase-like activity of phytase family protein, whose protein sequence is MAAVLATLLAGCSSGDDGDEGGPANIRATVISTLRPGSNETLFGSLEFVGGLELSSDNALLGAISAIRFRSDQQHFISVLDTGHWLTGAIERDDKGRLKGISDARILPMINRHGGTDAGRGGMDAEGLALRGDHVLVSYEQYHRIDAYPDPGFEISPPDGSLPLPIPRLQLRANRSLEALMIAPQSSPLAGGAVIVTEDSRDDEGNMLAAILDGPLSGRFTVRHHGEFSVSDGVFLPDGDLLLLERRFGLMHGLGVRIRRIAGADIKPGAVVDGNVIFEASTREQIDNMEGIDVFRASDGSLHLILVSDDNHSILQRSLMLEFRLRDDNLVSQN, encoded by the coding sequence ATGGCAGCCGTTTTGGCAACGTTGCTTGCCGGCTGCAGCTCCGGCGATGATGGCGATGAGGGCGGTCCGGCAAATATCCGCGCCACTGTGATTTCTACATTGAGGCCGGGCTCGAATGAAACGCTGTTCGGTTCGCTGGAATTCGTCGGCGGCCTTGAGCTCAGTTCCGATAATGCGCTTCTCGGTGCCATCTCCGCCATTCGCTTCCGTTCCGACCAGCAGCATTTCATTTCGGTACTGGATACCGGTCATTGGCTGACAGGAGCGATCGAGCGCGACGATAAGGGCCGGCTGAAGGGTATCAGCGATGCCCGTATCTTGCCGATGATCAATCGTCACGGCGGCACCGACGCCGGCAGGGGTGGTATGGATGCGGAGGGGCTGGCACTCCGGGGCGATCATGTCCTTGTCAGCTACGAGCAATATCATCGCATCGACGCCTATCCCGACCCGGGTTTCGAGATTTCTCCGCCTGACGGCAGCTTGCCTCTCCCGATCCCGAGATTGCAGTTGCGCGCCAATCGTAGCCTCGAGGCGCTGATGATTGCGCCGCAGTCGAGCCCGCTTGCCGGTGGGGCTGTCATCGTTACGGAAGACAGCCGGGATGATGAGGGCAATATGCTTGCCGCCATTCTGGACGGCCCGTTGAGTGGCCGCTTCACCGTCCGGCATCATGGCGAGTTCAGTGTGAGCGATGGCGTCTTTCTGCCCGATGGCGACCTATTGCTGCTGGAGCGGCGCTTCGGGCTGATGCACGGCCTTGGCGTGCGCATCCGCCGTATTGCTGGCGCTGATATCAAGCCAGGCGCCGTTGTGGACGGCAATGTGATTTTTGAAGCCAGCACGCGAGAACAGATCGACAATATGGAAGGCATCGATGTCTTCCGCGCCAGCGATGGCTCGCTGCACCTCATTTTAGTCTCGGACGACAATCACTCGATCCTGCAGCGCAGCCTGATGCTCGAATTTCGCCTGCGCGACGACAATCTCGTCAGCCAGAACTAG
- the rpmB gene encoding 50S ribosomal protein L28: MSRMCELTGKAVLVGNNVSHANNKTKRRFLPNLCQVTLISDVLGQRYRLRVSAAALRSVEHRGGLDAFLIKASENELSMRARLLRRQIVKKSAEAAVAA, encoded by the coding sequence ATGTCCCGCATGTGCGAATTGACCGGCAAGGCCGTCCTCGTGGGCAACAATGTCAGCCACGCCAACAACAAGACCAAGCGTCGGTTCCTGCCGAACCTCTGCCAGGTCACTCTGATTTCCGACGTTCTCGGCCAGCGTTACCGCCTGCGCGTTTCCGCTGCAGCGCTCCGCTCGGTTGAGCATCGCGGTGGTCTGGACGCTTTCCTTATCAAGGCAAGCGAAAACGAACTCAGCATGCGCGCTCGCCTGCTGCGTCGCCAGATCGTCAAGAAGTCTGCTGAAGCTGCCGTTGCTGCTTAA
- a CDS encoding DUF3108 domain-containing protein — protein MVQIRKWLLISAIVASVPSLALADVLRHETRYRVSLAGLPIARADFKTEVTGKQFTIRGDITSAGLADLVTSIDARTDVTGVVNDSKLQATHYTLFYKSGKRERTYDVAYANGNVTSNTITPEPKRPDTWVPLTGEDLKAVLDPISGMIFPITPSLNLCNQTLAVFDGEMRMDLKLSPKGSHPFSTDGFKGKTIACAVRFTPKSGYKSTRKDYLYLAKSDNMEIWFAKADAMNVYAPVYVRIPTQYGTVTITAVKYGS, from the coding sequence ATGGTTCAAATTCGGAAGTGGCTTCTCATTTCAGCTATCGTTGCGTCGGTGCCGTCGCTGGCATTGGCCGACGTGCTGCGGCATGAAACGCGGTATCGCGTTTCGCTGGCCGGCCTGCCGATTGCCCGGGCGGATTTCAAGACCGAAGTCACCGGCAAGCAGTTCACCATTCGCGGCGATATCACCTCTGCGGGCCTTGCCGATCTCGTGACCTCCATCGATGCGCGCACCGATGTGACCGGCGTCGTCAACGACAGCAAGCTGCAGGCGACGCACTACACGCTCTTTTACAAGAGCGGCAAGAGAGAGCGCACCTATGATGTCGCCTATGCCAATGGCAATGTGACGTCGAATACGATCACGCCTGAGCCGAAGCGCCCGGATACCTGGGTTCCTCTTACCGGGGAGGATCTAAAGGCGGTGCTCGATCCGATATCCGGCATGATCTTCCCGATCACGCCGAGCCTGAACCTTTGCAACCAGACGCTGGCTGTCTTCGACGGCGAGATGCGCATGGATCTGAAACTGTCGCCGAAGGGATCGCATCCGTTTTCGACCGATGGCTTCAAGGGCAAGACCATTGCCTGCGCTGTGCGCTTCACGCCGAAGAGCGGATACAAGAGTACGCGCAAGGACTATCTCTATCTCGCCAAAAGCGACAATATGGAGATCTGGTTTGCCAAGGCCGATGCCATGAATGTCTATGCTCCGGTCTACGTCCGCATACCGACGCAATACGGGACTGTCACGATTACGGCTGTAAAATACGGCAGCTAG